From Daucus carota subsp. sativus chromosome 6, DH1 v3.0, whole genome shotgun sequence:
TGGGTACTGGAATCCATTGGGAGGGGATGAAAGTATTTACAGTAGTAGCACTAGCAAAAAAGTGGGCACCAAGAAATATTATGCATTTTATATAGGTGCATCTTCTGAAGGTGTCAAAACCAACTGGATCATGCAGGAATATAAGCTTTCGGACGCGGCTGCCTCGAGCAGCCGATCCTCATCATCTAAACGAAAGTCATCCAAGACAGTATGCACAAAAATTCGTCTATATATGAAATATCTTTGATACAACttgtacatatttatttatatttaattgatgaatattttttttatgtaaatttttcaGGATCATACTAAATGGGTAGTGTGTCGAGTCTACGAGCATGATTACGACGAAGACGAAGATGGTGGCACCGAGCTTTCGTGCTTGGACGAAGTATTTCTGTCATTAGACGATGAATTCGATGAAATTAGTTTGCCGAATTAGATCCTTAATTAATGAATACTCTCTGTTTTAGGATTTGAAACGGGGTTACAATAGAAGTATTGTACACCTCTTCCCGTAATGTGTAAACTTTGGAATATTATTGCTGTTAATTATTTGTATAATGTGTTGATCGAGCTATCTCAACTGTATTCCATATAACACGTCCTTGATTTTTTACT
This genomic window contains:
- the LOC108226521 gene encoding NAC domain-containing protein 104, whose product is MGDNNVNLPPGFRFCPTDEELLVHFLQRKASLLPYHPDIIPDLDLYPYDPWDLEGKALGEGSKWYFYSRRTQNRITSNGYWNPLGGDESIYSSSTSKKVGTKKYYAFYIGASSEGVKTNWIMQEYKLSDAAASSSRSSSSKRKSSKTDHTKWVVCRVYEHDYDEDEDGGTELSCLDEVFLSLDDEFDEISLPN